A part of Deinococcus aerolatus genomic DNA contains:
- the dnaG gene encoding DNA primase, which yields MGTKEDVRSRLNIAEVVGEYVRLTPAGKGRMKGLCPFHNEKSPSFQVDTDQGYFYCFGCKAGGDVFSFVQRSENLSFGDALRKLAERVGIQVEAKYGERSNRDLYDVNAFALAYFREHLPGPALDYLRRRGLTDETIAAFELGYAPDGWDGLLKHARTKGLSERQLLEAGLLTENAENGRVYDRFRGRVMFPIRDHLGRLVGFGGRVLDDTKPKYLNTPETDAFRKGEVLYGLDKARAGLGKLETGKAEGGDSDLIVVEGYMDVITMHQHGFTGAVASLGTALTAEHATLLERLGARSISLMFDHDEAGLKAMLRGLDQVLGAKFRVRATSVPSGKDPADALLAGDDAGIRQALAQGLDEVQYRVQAAIETHGTATAEGKRRILMELLPRMQNLDPLDEIAEGVRGAACETLGIKPEALLEWIGSKAKRRTLTDTHLAGMSSGRGEEENELKLLRQLLIDPSLLAKLDGSTPWRNESMRKVMLAVQGAQSSDAILDVFRGQPEEQLLIRLLFEGRDSGGHSRATNDQYDQKVNAYAAAAVDDIQATLSIDAMRAEIGLLKKQVAGAAPAEQLGILKQIGELQRAVEAENRGRRGIA from the coding sequence ATGGGGACCAAGGAAGACGTTCGTTCGCGGCTGAACATCGCGGAAGTCGTCGGTGAGTACGTGCGCCTCACCCCCGCCGGGAAGGGCCGCATGAAGGGCCTGTGTCCGTTCCACAACGAGAAGAGCCCCAGCTTTCAGGTGGACACCGATCAGGGCTACTTCTACTGCTTCGGCTGCAAGGCGGGCGGCGACGTGTTCAGCTTCGTGCAGCGCAGCGAGAACCTGAGCTTCGGCGACGCCCTGCGCAAGCTGGCCGAGCGCGTGGGCATTCAGGTGGAGGCCAAGTACGGCGAGCGCAGCAACCGCGACCTGTACGACGTGAACGCCTTCGCCCTGGCGTATTTCCGCGAGCACCTGCCCGGCCCGGCGCTGGACTACCTCCGGCGGCGCGGCCTGACCGACGAGACCATCGCCGCCTTCGAGCTGGGCTACGCCCCCGACGGCTGGGACGGCCTGCTCAAGCACGCCCGCACCAAGGGCCTGAGCGAACGTCAGCTGCTGGAGGCGGGCCTGCTCACCGAGAACGCCGAGAACGGGCGGGTATATGACCGCTTCCGGGGGCGGGTCATGTTCCCGATCCGTGATCACCTGGGCCGCCTGGTGGGTTTTGGCGGGCGCGTGCTGGACGACACCAAACCCAAATACCTGAACACCCCGGAAACCGACGCCTTCCGCAAGGGCGAGGTGCTGTACGGGCTGGACAAGGCGCGTGCGGGGCTGGGCAAACTGGAGACGGGCAAGGCGGAGGGCGGCGACAGCGACCTGATTGTGGTGGAAGGCTACATGGACGTGATCACCATGCACCAGCACGGCTTTACCGGGGCCGTCGCCAGCCTGGGAACCGCCCTGACCGCCGAGCACGCCACGCTGCTGGAGCGGCTGGGCGCCCGCAGCATCTCGCTGATGTTTGACCACGACGAGGCGGGCCTGAAGGCCATGCTGCGGGGTCTGGATCAGGTGCTGGGCGCGAAGTTTCGGGTGCGGGCCACCTCCGTCCCCAGCGGCAAGGACCCCGCCGACGCGCTGCTGGCCGGCGACGACGCGGGCATCCGGCAGGCGCTGGCCCAGGGCCTTGACGAGGTGCAGTACCGCGTACAGGCCGCCATCGAGACGCACGGCACCGCCACCGCCGAGGGCAAGAGGCGCATTCTGATGGAACTGCTGCCGCGCATGCAGAACCTCGATCCCCTGGACGAAATCGCCGAGGGCGTCAGGGGGGCCGCCTGCGAGACGCTGGGCATCAAGCCCGAGGCGCTGCTGGAATGGATCGGCTCCAAGGCCAAGCGGCGCACCCTGACCGACACCCACCTGGCCGGCATGAGCAGCGGGCGCGGCGAGGAGGAAAACGAGCTGAAGCTGCTGCGGCAGCTGCTGATCGATCCCAGCCTGCTGGCCAAGCTGGACGGCAGCACGCCTTGGCGCAACGAATCCATGCGCAAGGTGATGCTGGCCGTGCAGGGCGCGCAGAGTTCCGACGCGATTCTGGACGTGTTCCGGGGCCAGCCCGAGGAACAGCTGCTGATCCGCCTGCTGTTCGAGGGCCGCGACTCCGGCGGCCATTCGCGGGCCACCAACGATCAGTACGACCAGAAGGTGAACGCCTACGCTGCCGCCGCCGTGGACGACATCCAGGCCACCCTGAGCATCGACGCCATGCGCGCCGAGATCGGCCTGCTGAAAAAGCAGGTGGCTGGGGCCGCGCCCGCCGAGCAGCTGGGCATCTTGAAGCAGATCGGGGAGCTCCAGCGCGCAGTGGAAGCCGAGAACCGGGGCCGGCGCGGCATCGCGTAG
- a CDS encoding citrate/2-methylcitrate synthase yields the protein MTEIAKGLAGVKFTESKLTFINGEEGILLHLGIPIQEWAENSTFEELSLALLEGKLPTASELAAFDAHLKENRAIPQQLQQVIQDMPRGINPMQALRTAVSYLGLLDAQSEDITPEAQRAITIRMIAQFSTIIAAISRTQEGQDMVAPRLDLTHAGNFLYMLTGQEPTAEQSRLFDIALVLHVDHGMNASTFTAIATSSTLSDLYSCITSAIGALKGPLHGGANEAVMDMLDEVGTPDKAEAYIGKKLDNKEKIMGVGHRVYKNFDPRSRVLRDYAELVANKEGKSTYYQILETIEKTVVDRLGDRGIYPNVDFYSGTVYSDLGIKKEFFTPIFALARISGWCASVIEYSRDNSLLRPSSVYTGEKDAEYVKLQDRK from the coding sequence ATGACTGAAATCGCCAAGGGCCTGGCAGGCGTTAAATTCACCGAGAGCAAGCTGACGTTCATCAACGGCGAGGAAGGCATTTTGCTGCACCTGGGTATTCCGATTCAGGAATGGGCCGAGAACAGCACCTTCGAGGAACTGTCGCTGGCCCTGCTGGAAGGCAAGCTGCCCACGGCGAGCGAACTGGCCGCGTTCGACGCGCACCTCAAGGAAAACCGCGCCATTCCGCAGCAGCTTCAGCAGGTTATCCAGGACATGCCGCGCGGCATCAACCCCATGCAGGCGCTGCGGACCGCCGTTTCCTACCTGGGCCTGCTTGACGCGCAGTCCGAAGACATCACCCCGGAAGCCCAGCGGGCCATCACCATCCGGATGATCGCGCAGTTCAGCACCATCATCGCGGCCATCAGCCGCACGCAGGAGGGGCAGGACATGGTGGCGCCGCGCCTGGACCTGACCCATGCGGGCAACTTCCTGTACATGCTGACCGGTCAGGAGCCCACCGCCGAGCAGTCGCGCCTGTTCGACATCGCGCTGGTGCTGCACGTCGATCACGGCATGAACGCCAGCACCTTCACGGCGATTGCCACGTCCAGCACCCTCAGCGACCTGTACTCGTGCATCACCTCGGCCATCGGCGCGCTGAAGGGCCCGCTGCACGGCGGCGCCAACGAGGCCGTGATGGACATGCTCGACGAGGTCGGCACGCCCGACAAGGCCGAAGCGTACATCGGCAAAAAGCTGGACAACAAGGAAAAGATCATGGGCGTGGGGCACCGCGTCTACAAGAACTTTGACCCCCGCAGCCGCGTGCTGCGCGACTACGCTGAGCTTGTGGCCAACAAGGAAGGCAAGAGCACCTACTACCAGATTCTCGAAACCATCGAGAAGACCGTGGTGGACCGTCTGGGGGACCGAGGCATCTACCCCAACGTGGACTTCTACAGCGGCACGGTCTACAGCGACCTGGGCATCAAGAAGGAGTTCTTCACCCCGATCTTCGCCCTGGCCCGCATCAGCGGCTGGTGCGCCAGCGTGATCGAGTACAGCCGCGACAACAGCCTGCTGCGCCCCAGCAGCGTCTACACCGGCGAGAAGGACGCGGAGTACGTGAAATTGCAGGACCGCAAGTAA
- the tsaB gene encoding tRNA (adenosine(37)-N6)-threonylcarbamoyltransferase complex dimerization subunit type 1 TsaB — protein MTAPAQVVLALDTATPWLTLALRWDGGGTALSREVGRAHAEELPAATRDLFAQAGLPFQADVIIIGTGPGSYTGVRVGASYALGLGRVWAAPTLGVSTLEGLVRGDGLQAVSLDARKGNVYGAVYEVRGSAVDAVRHPPQKHSLEAFERLAGPLPHHQGAAPDGLALLVAGLRHGAADWALAYL, from the coding sequence ATGACTGCCCCTGCACAAGTGGTTCTGGCCCTGGACACCGCCACCCCCTGGCTGACGCTGGCCCTGCGCTGGGACGGCGGCGGGACGGCCCTCTCCAGGGAAGTGGGCCGGGCGCACGCCGAGGAATTGCCCGCCGCCACGCGCGACCTGTTCGCGCAGGCGGGCCTGCCCTTCCAGGCTGACGTGATCATCATCGGCACCGGCCCTGGCTCGTACACCGGCGTTCGTGTGGGCGCAAGCTACGCGCTGGGGCTGGGCCGGGTGTGGGCCGCACCGACCCTGGGCGTGTCCACCCTGGAAGGACTGGTGCGCGGCGACGGTCTGCAGGCCGTATCGCTGGACGCCCGCAAGGGCAACGTCTACGGCGCAGTCTACGAGGTCAGGGGCAGCGCAGTCGACGCCGTACGACACCCGCCCCAGAAACACAGCTTGGAAGCGTTCGAGAGGCTGGCTGGCCCATTGCCCCACCACCAGGGCGCAGCGCCGGACGGTCTGGCCCTGCTGGTAGCCGGACTGCGGCACGGGGCAGCGGACTGGGCGCTGGCCTACCTGTAG
- a CDS encoding CBS domain-containing protein, with protein MTTLRDIMTPDLTTVDTRATLKEVATHMKEQGIGNVLIMDGDQLTGIITDRDIVVRAVAYGHDFGTPASDYATGDVFTMTADTQVDEAAREMSQRQLRRLPVTEGSRVVGIVSLGDLAVRARTGADETALQGISQPTS; from the coding sequence ATGACAACCCTCAGAGACATCATGACCCCGGACCTGACGACTGTGGACACCCGCGCCACCCTCAAAGAGGTGGCCACGCACATGAAGGAGCAGGGCATCGGCAACGTGCTGATCATGGACGGCGATCAGTTGACCGGCATCATCACGGACCGCGACATCGTGGTGCGCGCCGTTGCCTACGGCCACGATTTCGGCACGCCCGCCAGCGACTACGCCACCGGCGACGTGTTCACCATGACCGCCGACACCCAGGTCGACGAGGCCGCGCGTGAGATGTCCCAGCGCCAGCTGCGCCGCCTGCCCGTCACCGAGGGCAGCCGGGTGGTGGGCATCGTCAGTCTGGGCGACCTGGCAGTGCGCGCGCGGACCGGCGCCGACGAGACGGCCCTGCAGGGCATCAGCCAGCCGACCAGCTGA
- a CDS encoding S8 family peptidase has product MPTKKNSLLLGAALLMGGLSLSSAGAAGLSPTLLERAKRGDQSKVGVIVRFQFGNDARGRAQLKNLRSQLNGRLDQLGSAAGFLASAIKSGQATSLWLDQSVYLPLTPVQARALAALPFVTDVFENFKVQIPKPQRAVALSASAAAAGEPWHLAKIGAPQAWAAGFKGQGIKIGHLDSGIDPSHPQLAGKIASFAEFDGEGNRKSSSVHDSTDHGTHTAGLLVGDTVGVAPSARVISALVLPNNEGTFAQVIAGMQYVLDPDNNADTDDGADVVNMSLGIPGTFDEFIVPVENMLKANVVPVFAIGNFGPASSSTGSPGNLPDAIGVGAVDQSGNVASFSSRGPVAWSGRISGVFTKPDIAAPGQDITSAIPGNKYGAKSGSSQASPITAGAVALLLSAKPGSSVDAIKNALYTSASNAGAKNNNVGFGLISVPGALGKLGASVGSPAPAPKPTPAPAPAPAPTPPPAPTPAPAPKPTPAPAPTPTPPPAPTPTPTPPPAPTPTPPPAPKPTPTPPPSGNKTPTGPAGYDLCAVEGQKCNFSGQRLAAFGTEGQYATGTGTDGFNCTVAEWGRDPAPGKFKGCFIKPVPGASVPAPRPTPAPTPAPAPAPAPSAGKPRVLLVDDDMGVGADVTSALRDALKANAASGGAFVWNVQAQGAVPLSEMRKADIVVWASGEQYQNTITASDQNTLRQYLAAGGRLLVTGQDIGYDIGEGDFYRSILKTRLVADSSGTAKFVTSGAFGNTAFTLNAAGSAQNQVYPDVIADLGGSATVASWGSANANAGTITAQSIKVDSNRGRAAQKQQDPRGLVEQLAGRIVGAALGQIFGNSQASQPARGGRVSAQSAGENAGAIVANDAGRYRTVNMGFGLEGLTPGSRNILVKTAFDWLMR; this is encoded by the coding sequence ATGCCCACAAAGAAAAACAGCCTGTTACTGGGGGCGGCCCTGCTGATGGGCGGCCTGTCCCTCTCCTCGGCAGGCGCGGCGGGCCTGTCGCCCACCCTGCTGGAGCGGGCCAAGCGCGGTGACCAGAGCAAGGTGGGCGTGATTGTGCGCTTCCAGTTCGGCAACGACGCGCGGGGCCGTGCCCAGCTCAAGAACCTGCGCTCACAGCTTAACGGGCGTCTCGATCAGCTCGGCTCGGCGGCGGGTTTTCTGGCCAGCGCGATTAAGAGCGGTCAGGCCACCTCGCTGTGGCTGGACCAGAGTGTGTACCTGCCGTTGACCCCGGTGCAGGCCCGCGCCCTGGCCGCGCTGCCCTTCGTGACCGACGTGTTCGAGAACTTCAAGGTGCAGATTCCCAAGCCGCAGCGGGCCGTGGCCCTGAGCGCCTCGGCCGCCGCCGCCGGAGAGCCGTGGCATCTGGCCAAGATCGGCGCGCCGCAGGCCTGGGCCGCCGGGTTCAAGGGCCAGGGCATCAAGATCGGGCACCTGGACAGCGGCATTGACCCCAGCCACCCGCAGCTGGCCGGCAAGATTGCCTCATTTGCCGAGTTCGACGGCGAGGGCAACCGCAAGAGCAGCTCGGTGCACGATAGCACCGATCACGGCACCCACACGGCGGGACTGCTGGTGGGGGACACGGTGGGCGTGGCTCCCAGCGCGCGGGTAATCAGCGCGCTGGTGCTGCCCAACAACGAGGGCACCTTTGCCCAGGTGATTGCCGGGATGCAGTACGTGCTGGACCCCGACAACAACGCCGACACCGACGACGGCGCCGACGTGGTGAACATGAGCCTGGGTATTCCCGGCACCTTCGATGAGTTCATCGTGCCGGTGGAGAACATGCTCAAGGCAAACGTGGTTCCGGTGTTCGCCATCGGCAACTTCGGCCCGGCCAGCAGCAGCACCGGCAGCCCCGGCAACCTGCCCGACGCCATTGGCGTGGGCGCGGTGGACCAGAGCGGTAACGTGGCCAGCTTCAGCAGCCGTGGCCCGGTGGCCTGGAGCGGCAGGATCAGCGGCGTCTTTACCAAGCCGGACATCGCCGCGCCGGGGCAGGACATCACCAGCGCCATTCCCGGCAACAAGTACGGGGCCAAGAGCGGCAGTTCGCAGGCCAGCCCCATCACGGCGGGCGCAGTCGCCCTGCTGCTCTCGGCCAAGCCGGGCAGCAGCGTGGACGCCATCAAGAATGCGCTATACACCAGCGCCAGCAACGCCGGGGCAAAGAACAACAACGTGGGCTTTGGCCTGATCAGCGTGCCTGGCGCCCTGGGCAAGCTGGGGGCCAGTGTGGGCTCGCCTGCCCCGGCCCCGAAGCCGACCCCCGCGCCCGCTCCGGCGCCTGCCCCCACCCCACCGCCCGCGCCCACCCCGGCCCCGGCGCCCAAGCCCACTCCGGCTCCTGCCCCCACGCCAACACCACCACCGGCCCCCACGCCGACGCCGACGCCGCCCCCTGCCCCCACGCCCACCCCACCGCCCGCGCCCAAGCCCACCCCCACCCCTCCGCCCAGCGGCAACAAGACCCCCACCGGACCCGCCGGCTACGACCTGTGCGCCGTGGAAGGCCAGAAGTGCAACTTCAGCGGGCAGCGGCTGGCCGCCTTCGGCACCGAGGGCCAGTACGCCACCGGCACCGGCACCGACGGCTTCAACTGCACCGTGGCCGAGTGGGGCCGCGACCCGGCTCCCGGCAAATTCAAGGGCTGCTTTATCAAGCCGGTGCCGGGCGCCTCGGTTCCGGCGCCGCGGCCCACCCCGGCCCCCACGCCTGCTCCGGCCCCCGCACCGGCACCCAGTGCGGGCAAGCCCCGCGTGCTGCTCGTGGATGACGACATGGGCGTGGGCGCGGACGTGACCAGCGCGCTGCGCGACGCCCTCAAGGCCAACGCGGCCAGCGGCGGCGCCTTCGTGTGGAATGTGCAGGCGCAGGGCGCCGTGCCCCTGAGCGAGATGCGCAAGGCCGACATCGTGGTCTGGGCTAGCGGCGAGCAGTACCAGAACACCATCACGGCCAGTGATCAGAACACCCTGCGCCAGTACCTTGCTGCGGGTGGCCGGTTGCTGGTGACTGGCCAGGACATTGGCTACGACATCGGCGAGGGCGACTTTTACCGCAGCATCCTCAAGACCCGGCTGGTGGCCGACAGCAGTGGCACCGCCAAGTTCGTGACCAGTGGGGCGTTCGGCAACACCGCCTTTACCCTCAACGCGGCGGGCAGCGCCCAGAATCAGGTCTACCCCGACGTGATTGCCGATCTGGGCGGCAGCGCCACCGTTGCCTCGTGGGGCAGCGCGAATGCCAACGCCGGTACCATCACCGCCCAGAGCATCAAGGTGGATTCCAACCGGGGCCGCGCCGCCCAGAAGCAGCAGGACCCGCGTGGTCTGGTTGAGCAGCTGGCCGGCAGGATTGTCGGCGCGGCCCTGGGCCAGATTTTCGGCAACAGCCAGGCCAGTCAACCTGCACGCGGCGGCCGGGTCAGTGCCCAGAGCGCCGGGGAAAACGCCGGGGCCATCGTCGCCAACGACGCGGGCCGCTACCGCACCGTCAACATGGGCTTCGGCCTCGAGGGGCTGACCCCTGGCAGCCGCAACATCCTGGTCAAGACGGCCTTCGACTGGCTGATGCGCTAG
- the fba gene encoding class II fructose-1,6-bisphosphate aldolase — MLVTGKDILVPARAGKYGVGSFNTNNMEITQAIIHTAERLRSPVMVQMSEGAIKYGGQDLANIVRDLAERATVPVALHLDHGSSYESALNAIRMGFTSVMIDASHHDFEGNVRETRRVVEAAHAMGISVESELGRLGGIEEHIVVDEKDAFLTDPEEAVQFIEQTGTDFLAIAIGTSHGAFKGKGRPYIDHARIEKIAGMTGIPLVAHGSSGVPQEIVERFRAAGGEIGDAAGIADEDLQRATQFGIAKVNVDTDLRLASTVGIREVLLATPKEFDPRKIFGRAREVMSQIIEHKMGVLGSVGKA, encoded by the coding sequence ATGCTCGTGACCGGCAAAGACATTCTGGTTCCCGCCCGCGCTGGCAAGTACGGCGTCGGCTCGTTCAACACCAACAACATGGAGATCACGCAGGCGATCATCCACACCGCCGAGCGGCTGCGCAGCCCGGTGATGGTGCAGATGAGCGAGGGCGCCATCAAGTACGGCGGGCAGGATCTGGCGAACATCGTCCGTGACTTGGCCGAGCGGGCCACCGTGCCCGTTGCCCTGCATCTGGACCACGGCTCCTCCTACGAGTCGGCCCTGAATGCCATCCGCATGGGCTTTACCAGCGTCATGATCGACGCCTCGCACCACGATTTTGAGGGCAACGTCCGGGAAACCCGCCGGGTGGTGGAGGCCGCGCACGCCATGGGCATCAGCGTGGAGTCCGAGCTGGGCCGTCTGGGCGGCATTGAGGAGCACATCGTTGTGGACGAGAAGGACGCCTTCCTGACCGATCCCGAGGAAGCCGTGCAGTTCATCGAGCAGACCGGCACCGATTTCCTGGCGATTGCCATCGGCACCAGCCACGGCGCGTTCAAGGGCAAGGGCCGCCCCTACATCGATCACGCGCGCATCGAGAAGATCGCGGGCATGACCGGCATTCCCCTGGTCGCCCACGGCTCCAGCGGCGTGCCGCAGGAAATCGTGGAACGCTTCCGCGCCGCCGGCGGCGAGATCGGTGACGCGGCAGGGATTGCGGACGAGGACCTGCAGCGGGCCACGCAGTTCGGCATCGCCAAGGTCAACGTGGACACGGACCTGCGTCTGGCCAGCACCGTTGGCATCCGCGAGGTGCTGCTGGCGACGCCCAAGGAATTCGATCCGCGCAAGATCTTTGGCCGCGCCAGAGAAGTGATGTCGCAGATCATCGAGCACAAGATGGGCGTGCTGGGCAGCGTCGGTAAGGCCTGA
- a CDS encoding aminotransferase-like domain-containing protein, whose amino-acid sequence MTPAHPGPDFTALFSDRARRMNASAIREILKVTQQPDVISFAGGLPAPELFPLEDVRRATDAALTRYGSAALQYSTTEGHPPLREWLGRRAGIPAANVQIVTGSQQALDLLGKILISEGDTVLVEAPTYLGALQSFQPYGPRYVQLPTDDGGIDVDALETILRTTPAKLLYAVPNFQNPTGRTLNAERRRRLVELTGQHGVLVIEDDPYGQLRFSGEAAPSLYTLGLEYAGSVDANHIIYCSSFSKTLVPGLRDAWVQAAAPIIAKLVQAKQGADLHTPTLNQMIVTELLDDVLPRQIETVRRAYGERAAVMLTHIEQEFPGGVGYTTPEGGMFLWITLPQGLDSTRMLQRALDRNVAYVPGSPFFALGGGENTLRLSYSSATPGQIERGIAALGETIREALD is encoded by the coding sequence ATGACCCCCGCCCACCCTGGCCCCGACTTCACGGCCCTGTTCTCGGACCGCGCGCGGCGCATGAACGCCAGCGCCATCCGCGAGATTCTGAAGGTCACGCAGCAGCCGGACGTGATCAGTTTTGCCGGGGGCCTGCCTGCGCCGGAACTGTTTCCCCTGGAGGACGTCCGGCGGGCCACCGACGCCGCGCTGACGCGCTACGGTTCCGCCGCGCTGCAATACAGCACCACCGAGGGCCACCCGCCGCTGCGCGAATGGCTTGGCCGCCGGGCCGGGATTCCCGCCGCCAACGTGCAGATCGTGACCGGCAGCCAGCAGGCGCTGGACCTGCTGGGCAAGATCCTGATTTCGGAGGGCGACACCGTGCTGGTGGAAGCCCCCACCTACCTGGGCGCGTTGCAGTCCTTCCAGCCCTACGGTCCCCGCTACGTCCAGCTGCCCACCGACGACGGCGGCATCGACGTGGACGCACTGGAAACCATCCTCAGGACCACGCCGGCCAAACTGCTGTACGCCGTGCCCAACTTCCAGAACCCCACCGGCCGCACCCTGAACGCGGAGCGCCGCCGCCGACTGGTGGAACTGACCGGACAGCACGGCGTGCTGGTCATCGAGGACGATCCCTACGGCCAGCTGCGCTTTTCCGGCGAGGCCGCCCCCAGCCTGTACACGCTGGGGCTGGAGTATGCCGGGAGCGTGGACGCCAATCACATCATCTACTGCTCCAGCTTTTCCAAGACGCTGGTGCCGGGCCTGCGCGACGCCTGGGTGCAGGCCGCCGCCCCGATCATCGCCAAGCTGGTGCAGGCCAAGCAGGGGGCGGACCTGCACACGCCCACGCTGAACCAGATGATCGTCACCGAACTGCTGGACGACGTGTTGCCGCGCCAGATCGAGACCGTGCGCCGGGCGTACGGCGAGCGGGCCGCAGTTATGCTGACGCACATCGAACAGGAATTTCCCGGCGGCGTGGGCTATACCACCCCCGAGGGCGGCATGTTCCTGTGGATCACGCTGCCCCAGGGCCTCGACAGCACACGGATGCTCCAGCGTGCCCTCGACCGCAACGTGGCCTACGTGCCGGGCAGCCCGTTCTTTGCGCTGGGCGGCGGCGAGAACACCCTGCGCCTGAGCTACAGCAGCGCCACCCCGGGGCAGATCGAACGCGGCATCGCGGCCCTCGGGGAAACGATCCGCGAGGCGCTGGACTGA
- the murI gene encoding glutamate racemase, producing MSRAAPIGVFDSGVGGLSVLAELRRALPHEDFVYLGDTAHLPYGARPGEEIRELTGRAVADLHARGVGAVVVACNTASAYSLEHLRARFEMPIIGLVPALKPAVAATRTGVVGVLATPGTLRGTLLQDVIHTFAEPAGVRVLTAVSAELVPLVEAGQADGEQTRAVLREVLAPLVEAGADQLVLGCTHYPFLAGSIRAEFGDTFALLDSGAAVARHTRNVLHHAGLLGDRQERGKVAYLVTGDVDAARPVFDALSADRAEPLHLAGTGG from the coding sequence ATGAGTCGCGCGGCCCCCATCGGAGTGTTCGACAGCGGCGTCGGCGGCCTGAGCGTGCTGGCCGAGTTGCGCCGGGCGCTGCCCCACGAGGACTTCGTGTATCTCGGCGACACCGCCCACCTGCCCTACGGGGCGCGGCCCGGCGAGGAAATCCGCGAGTTGACCGGGCGGGCCGTGGCCGACCTGCACGCACGCGGGGTGGGGGCGGTGGTGGTGGCATGCAACACGGCCTCCGCGTACAGTCTGGAACACCTGCGCGCCCGCTTCGAGATGCCGATCATCGGGCTGGTGCCTGCCCTCAAACCCGCTGTGGCGGCCACCAGAACGGGCGTGGTGGGCGTCCTCGCCACCCCCGGCACGCTGCGCGGCACGCTGCTTCAGGACGTGATCCACACCTTCGCTGAGCCGGCCGGCGTACGCGTGCTGACCGCCGTGAGCGCCGAACTGGTGCCGCTGGTGGAGGCCGGACAGGCCGACGGGGAACAGACGCGGGCAGTACTGCGCGAGGTGCTGGCACCCCTTGTCGAGGCGGGGGCGGATCAGCTGGTGCTGGGCTGCACGCATTACCCGTTTCTGGCAGGCAGCATCCGGGCCGAGTTCGGCGACACCTTTGCCCTGCTGGACAGCGGAGCGGCGGTGGCCCGGCACACCCGCAACGTGCTGCACCACGCGGGCCTGCTGGGTGACCGACAGGAGCGGGGCAAGGTGGCCTACCTCGTGACCGGTGACGTGGATGCCGCCCGCCCGGTGTTTGACGCACTCAGCGCAGACCGGGCCGAACCGCTGCATCTGGCCGGCACCGGGGGGTAA
- the rph gene encoding ribonuclease PH, with translation MSSASGLHKLPPREGRDLLHPRPLSVRRGVNPYAPGSAQLRLGRTEILATVTLEDKPAPHMRGKKEGWLTAEYAMLPRATHDRTPRERGLQNGRRHEIQRLLGRALRASMDLRPFRNQTIYVDCDVLVADGGTRVASILAAHAALHDFCDRMVRNGTLSEWPLRHAVGAISVGYVGAELRVDLDYAEDSTARADLNVVATDTGLIIEAQGGAEDGPLSVADYVALLEAGTAAVQGVLGDLGRQLAAPNV, from the coding sequence ATGTCGTCTGCTTCCGGCCTCCATAAACTTCCCCCCCGTGAGGGACGTGACCTCCTGCACCCCCGCCCTCTGTCGGTGCGGCGCGGCGTCAATCCGTACGCGCCGGGCAGCGCCCAGTTGCGGCTGGGGCGCACCGAGATCCTGGCGACGGTCACGCTGGAAGACAAGCCCGCCCCGCACATGCGCGGCAAGAAGGAGGGCTGGCTGACTGCCGAGTACGCCATGCTGCCGCGCGCCACCCATGACCGGACACCCCGCGAGCGCGGCCTGCAAAACGGGCGGCGCCACGAGATTCAGCGCCTGCTGGGCCGGGCCCTGCGCGCCAGCATGGACCTGCGGCCCTTCCGGAATCAGACCATCTACGTGGACTGCGACGTGCTGGTGGCTGACGGCGGCACGCGGGTGGCCAGCATCCTGGCGGCGCACGCGGCCCTGCACGACTTCTGCGACCGGATGGTCAGAAATGGCACCCTCAGCGAGTGGCCGCTGCGGCACGCGGTGGGCGCAATCAGCGTGGGGTACGTGGGCGCGGAACTGCGTGTGGATCTCGACTACGCCGAGGACAGCACGGCGCGGGCCGACCTGAACGTGGTGGCCACCGACACGGGGCTGATCATCGAGGCGCAGGGCGGCGCGGAGGACGGCCCGCTGAGCGTGGCCGACTACGTGGCCCTGCTGGAAGCGGGCACGGCGGCGGTGCAGGGCGTGCTGGGCGACCTGGGGCGGCAGCTGGCCGCGCCGAACGTTTAG
- a CDS encoding DoxX family protein has translation MSVTKFIGRALLASIFIKNGLEHLQNPEPVVRAARGAEVPQPDLAVKINSGVMVGAGALLALGVFPRLAGTALATSLIPTTVVGHPFWDKQGKERVQQQTQFLKNLALFGALIYISGHD, from the coding sequence ATGAGCGTAACGAAGTTTATCGGGCGGGCGCTGCTTGCCAGCATCTTTATCAAGAACGGCCTGGAGCATCTGCAGAACCCCGAACCCGTGGTGCGTGCCGCACGCGGGGCCGAGGTGCCGCAGCCCGATCTGGCCGTCAAGATCAACAGCGGCGTGATGGTCGGCGCGGGCGCGTTGCTGGCGCTGGGCGTGTTTCCCCGGCTGGCCGGCACTGCGCTGGCCACCAGCCTGATTCCCACCACCGTCGTCGGCCATCCGTTCTGGGACAAGCAGGGCAAGGAACGCGTGCAGCAACAGACCCAGTTTCTGAAGAATCTGGCGCTGTTCGGCGCGCTGATCTACATCAGTGGCCACGACTGA